The window CATTCCGTTCAATGGCTTGCCGTGGTTTTTCGACCACGCCGAAACCATCACCCCGCAGAACATCGAGCGGGTGAGGGCGTTGGGCGGCGGCATCGCGATTCAGGATCGCATGGCGTTCCAGGGCGAGTACTTCGTCGAGCGCTATGGCGCGAAAGCCGCCGAGGCCACGCCGCCGATCAAACGCATGCTCGCCGAAGGTGTGCCGGTGGGCGCGGGCACTGATGCCACGCGGGTGTCGAGTTACAACCCGTGGACCTCGCTGTACTGGATGGTCAGTGGTCGCACCGTTGGCGGCATGGAGTTGCATGCCGAAGGCTTGTCGCGGCAAACCGCGCTGGAACTGTTCACGCATGGCAGCGCCTGGTTCTCGTCCGAGCAGGGCAAGAAGGGCCAGATCAAGGTTGGGCAACTGGCTGACGTCGCGGCGTTGAGCGCGGACTTTTTCAGTGTCGATGAAGAAGCGATCAAGTGGATCGAGTCGGTGTTGACCGTGGTCGGCGGCAAGGTGGTGTACGCCGCCGGTGACTTCGAAAAACTCGGGCCGGCCAGTGTGCCGGTGCTGCCGGACTGGTCGCCGGTGGCGAAAGTGCCGGGTCACTGGCGGCCGAACGCACCGTTGCAGGCGCAGGTTCACCAGTGCAGGGGGCCGTGCGCGGTGCATTCCCACAGCCATGAACGGGCGCGTCTGTCGAACGCGCCGGTCAGCGATTTCGCCGGTTTCTGGGGCGCCTTCGGTTGCTCGTGCTTTGCCTTCTGACGAATACAAAAAAGCGCTGGCGGTCAGCGTCAGCGCTTCAAGTCACAACCATCCACCAAGGAGTTTCACATGAGCAACGTTCCTTACAAGCGCCTGAACAAAGACGATGCAGTGGTGCTGCTGGTCGATCACCAGACTGGCCTGATCTCGCTGGTGCAGGATTTCTCGCCCAACGAATTCAAGAACAACGTGCTGGCGCTGGGCGACATCGCCAAGTTCTTCGAACTGCCGACCATCCTCACCACCAGTTTCGACAGCGGTCCGAACGGCCCGATCGTGCCGGAGCTCAAGGCGCAGTTCCCGGACGCGCCGTTCATTGCCCGTCCCGGCCAGATCAACGCCTGGGACAACGCCGACTTCGTCAAAGCGGTAAAGGCCACCGGTCGCAAGCAATTGATCATCGCCGGTGTGGTGACCGACGTATGCGTGGCATTCCCGACCCTGTCGGCGTTGGCGGAAGGTTTTGACGTGTTCGTCGTGACCGATGCTTCCGGCACCTTCAACACCACCGTGCAGCAAGCTGCATGGGCGCGTATGTCGGCGGCCGGTGCACAACTGCTGAACTGGTTCTCCGTGGCCTGCGAGCTGCAAGGCGACTGGCGCAACGACATGGAAGGCCTGGCCAACCTGTTGTCGGAACGCATTCCGAACTACCGCAACCTGATCAACAGCTACACCACGTTTACCGCCAAGTAAGTGTTCGGCTGTCGGCTTCGGCCGGCACCCTTGAAAAGATCGCAGCCTGCGGCAGCTCCTACAGGGAAACGCATTCCAAAGTAGGAGCTGCCGCAGGCTGCGATCTTTTGCTTTCCAGGATGATGGAGTGCAGAAAAGGGTAAAAACCGCTATAACGCATTTGACCGTCAACCAAGGCGTGACAATGAACCCGTTCGAAGACATGCGTATTTTTTGCCAGGTGATGGATTCCGGCAGCTTCACGGCCGCCGCCGATCAACTGGGTCTGTCCAAGCAATTCGTCAGCCGACGCCTGATGCAGCTTGAAGAGCGCCTCGGCGTGCGCTTGCTCAATCGTTCGACCCGACGCCTGGACGTCACGCCGCTCGGGCAGAGTTACTACGAATCAGCCCTGCGCCTGCTCAGCGAAGTCGAGCAAGTGGAGCAGGGCATCGCCGGCCAGACCACCGAACCGCGCGGCACCATTCGTGTGAGTGCGCCGCTGTCGTTTGCATTGGCCCATCTGGGCTGCCTGCTACCCGTTTTTTTGCAGCGCTACCGTGACGTCACCGTGGAAGTGGATTTGAGCGATCGCCCGGTGGACCTGCTCGGTGAAGGCTACGACCTTGCCTTGCGCATCGGCACGCTGGAAGACTCGACCCTCATCGCCCGCCGCATCGCTTCGATCGAACGGGTGTATTGCGCGAGCCCGGCGTATCTGGCCGAACGCGGCACACCGGTCAAACCTGAAGATTTGCTCAACCATGACTGCCTGCCGTACGGCCACGGTCGTCAGGTGCAATGGCGTTTCACGGGGCAGGGCAAGCCGCTGGCCGTCAACGTCACCGGGCGGATGCGGGTCAACAATGGTGAGTTGCTGAGAGACGCAGCTATTGCCGGGATGGGCATTACCTATTTGCCAACCTTCATCGTCGGATCGGCGCTGAGAGATGGCAGGCTGGTGCCGGTGCTGGACGCGTTTCGGCCGGAGCCGCTGACGCTGTCGGCGGTGTATCCGCAGCATCGCCAGTCATCGCGACCGGTGCAGGCGTTGATCGGGTTTTTGCGTGAGCGCCTGGATCAGGCGGAGGGCGAATCGTAGATCGGCAATTCGCACGATCCCCTGTAGGAGCAAAGCTTGCTCGCGATTGCGGTGGTCCATTCAACAGTGATGTTGACTGACACTCCGTCATCGCGAGCAAGCTTTGCTCCTACAAGGTTTAGTGCAAGTCAGTTGATGCGTTTGTCATCCCCCGGCTCACCAGCCGCATGCAGCCCGCGATCATCACCGATTTCCCCGGCGCGATGGACGCCGTGATCATCTCCAGAACGATGAACGCCATTGTCATCACCTGAGCGATGAACGCCATTGTCGTCGCCCGAACGATGGACACCATTGTCATCACCCGAACGATGTACGCCATGATCGTCACCCGGTTCGGAATGAGTGCCGCTGCGTCCGGAGTTGGAGGCTGTGCTGCCGGAGTGTCCCGAGGCATGGTCGCTGCCGCTATGACCGCTGCCAGCGCTGTTGCCGCCGTGACCACTGCCGCTGCTGCCGCCATTGCCACCGCCGCCGTTACCGCCACCACCACTGCCACCGTGACCGCCGCCGCCATTGCCGCCGCCACCACCGCCACTGCCGCCACCACCATGGCCGCCGCCGCCGCCGCCACCACCGCCGCCACCGCCGCCGTGGCCACCACCACCTCCGCCGCCGCCACTACCACCATCTCTCGCCTGAGCACTCGACACACCGGACAGGCTGTCCGGGATCAATACGGTAGACGCCGACAAGACCGCGCCAATAGCTACTGCCAGTAAAAGCTTGTTGATGTGCATGTCGTTCTCCGTCTTTTTGTTCAGCTTGGAACGTTGATGAACATTGCAACTTGCTGCTGTATTCAGTGGGTGAACACGTCAACGTCCGGCTTTATTCAGTCGAAAGTTGAAAAAACCATGCGATGGGTGCGCAAGTCTGTCCCAGAGCGGTCAGTGGATGCTTGAAGCGAGTTCGAAAATCGGGATGTACATCAGGATCACGATCACCCCGATCAGCAGGCCGATGAAGGTCATGAGCAGCGGTTCGAACAGCCGCACGAACCATTCGATCCAGCGGCTGATTTCTTCGTCGTAGAAGTCGGCGCTGCGCTCCATCATCTGTCCGAGGTTGCCGGATTGTTCGCCGGCACGCAGCAGACGCAGGGACACCGGGGTCACCAGATGATTGAGTTCCAGCGCGGTCGACAACGATTGCCCCTCGCGCACCCGTTCGCAGGCCTGGTCCAGGCGCACGCGGGAGGCGGGCGTCAGCAGGTTGCGGACCATGCCCATGGCGGTGACGAGGGGAATGCCGCCTTGCAGCAGAATCCCCAGCGAACGGTAGAAGCGCGCCAGTTCGTACATGAAGATGCGCTGGTGCACCGCCGGGAGTTTTTCGATCAGGCGATCCACGCCACGGCGGAACGACGGCTGTCGCTGGAGCAGGGCGAGGGCGACGATGATGGCCATGAAGGCGCCGAAGAATTCGCCCTGGTGGGCGTGCAGGAACATGCCGCTGGTCATCAGGATCTGCGACAGCCACGGCAGGTTCGACCCCAGCCCTTCGAACACCAGGCTGAAGCGCGGCACCACATAACCCATCAGGAACAAGACCACGCCGCCGCCCACCACCAGCAACAGCATCGGGTAGATCGAGGCGCTGACGATCTTCTGCCGAACTTCGTCCATGCGCTGGCGATAGCTGACGTAGCGACCCAGTGCTTCGCCCACGGCGCCGGTTTTCTCGCTGGACTGCACCAGCGCCACGTACAGCGGAGGGAACACCGCCGACAACTGACTCAAGGCCTGGGAGAAGGATTTGCCTTCATACAGCAGGCGCACCAGTTCGCTCAGGGTTTTGCGGGCCTGCGGCGCCGATTCTTTTTCCGCCAGGCTTTCCAGTGCATCGATCAATGGCAGCCCAGCATTGAGCAACGTCGTCAGTTCCTGGCTGAACAACACCAGGTTGAACGTCTCGCGCTGCTTGAGGCGTAACGCTCGCCAGTGCCGCTCGGCGTGCAGGCTGACCACCCGCAGGCCCTGGTCCTCGGCGATGCGCCGGGCTTCGCTGTGACCCTGTGCTTCGACGGTCATCGACACCACACCGGCCTTGCCGACTGCTTTGAGGTGAAACCGCATGGTCGCCACCGTCATTGCCAACTGGTGACTTCGGCGTTTTCGCCTTCGCCGCCGGGTTGGCCGTCCTTGCCCATCGACAACAGGTCGTACTCGCCGTTTTCGCCGGGATAGCGGTAGGCGTAATTACGACCCCACGGGTCTTGAGGCAGCTTTTTCTGCAGGTACGGGCCGGTCCAACGGGTTTCGTCGCTCGGCGCGGTGACCAGCGCCTGCAAGCCCTGTTCGGTCGACGGGTAATGGCCCACTTCCAGGCGATACAGGTCCAGGGCTTTGCCCAGGCCTTCAATTTGCGCCTTGGCCACTTTCACTTCGGACCGGCCCAGTTGCGCAAAATACTTCGGCGCCACGATACCGGCCAACAGCCCCAGCACCACCAGCACCACCAACAATTCAAGCAATGTGAACCCGCGTTGAGGACGCGGGGCGAAATGCAGTCGCTGTTTCATGATGACCTCACACAGTCGGCAGAAGGGTCGCAACAAAGGCCTATGCAATTGCCATGCAAATGCTCATCAAGCTTCTGCTGTCCTCCTGCAACCCCCGTATTACGGCCTCTCGCGCTTTCGGCACAGTGCTTGCGTATGGCTGATAAACGACCGGCCATTGGGGCATTACCCCCATTTTTCGGGGCCGGGCAGGGGAGACAGAGCTATGAAAACTCTCACCACAGGAATGCTCGGCTTGATGCTGCTGGCCGGCGTCGTTCAGGCCGATGTGTTCGTTTCCGTGGACGCCAAGGGCAACTTCGTCCTGTCCAATGTCCACCGCCCCGGTCGCCACTATGAACGGGTGATTCGTGAGGCCGAGGCGACGGTGGTCAGCCTCGACCAGCAGCCGCAAATGATCGCCGCGCGACCCTATGCCGAGCTGGTATCCAAAGCCGCCACCGACAATCAGTTGCCGGCCGCGCTGTTGCACGCGGTGATCCAGACCGAGTCCAGCTACAACGCCAGCGCCGTATCGCCCAAAGGCGCCGGTGGGTTGATGCAGTTGATGCCCGACACCGCCCGCGAGATGGGCGTGAAAGACGTCTACGACCCCAAGGCCAACATCCAGGGCGGCGCCCGCTACCTCAAACGCCTGATGACGATGTTCGACAACGACATTGCCCTCGCCGTGGCGGCCTACAACGCCGGGCCGCAAGCCGTTCTCAGCCGTGGCGGAGTGATCCCGCCGTTCGCCGAAACCCAGCGCTATGTGCCCAGCGTTTTGCGCCAATACCGGCGCTTGCAGGGGCTGGCGGCGGATGCCCCGTTGTGATCGAAACCCTGGGGCGGGTTTCCCCAACATTGGGGCATGGTGGCCCCAGGGAAAAAGTGGGGAATAAGTGGGGGATTTCCCCCGACGTGTGAAGTGCTAATCGCAAAGCATTGAAAAACAACTGAATTTTTTATGGCATGCAGATTGCTCAAAGGGTTTTGTCGAGAATTATTCCCTGTGAGCACCCACAGTGAGGCCCGTGATCATGACCGGCATTTACCACGCTCCACAAATACTCCCCTGGTTGCTGTTGGCCGCTTCGATGCTCGGCATCGAGATTGCCGAAGCAGCTGCGCGCTGTGAACGCAACCTGGTGGCCAACGTCGTGGCGCTGGATCAGCCGCTGATGTTCAACCGCCTCGGGGCGCAGAACGTCAACGGCATGATGTTCGCCCTGCGACGCGACGTGGTCGATGACCGTCAGGTCTCTCTGGAGCAGGGCGGCGCGGCAGTGCCGGGCAAAGTGTCCCTGCGGCCCGACAAGCGTCCGCGTCCGTTGGTGCTGCGGGTGGCTGCCGGTGACTGTCTGACCGTCAACCTGCAAAACCTGCTGGCCTACCAGCCCAACCCCGGCTCCCACAGCGATGGCGGTGGAGAGGAAGAGGGTGAAGAGGAAGAAGGCATCGAAATCGGTGACGGTGCGACCCAGTTCAAGGCCGACGAACAAGTGGCTGACCGTCACGTCGGCTTCCAGGTCAACGGCATGCAAGCGGTCAACAGCATCGATGACATCGCGTCCTATACCGGGCGCAACGCCAACACTTTGGTCGCCCCCGGCGCCAGCCGTTCCTACACCCTGTATGCCGAACGCGAAGGTGCGTTCGTGGTGAGCAGCCGTGGCGCAACGTTCGGTGGCGAGGGCGCGGCCGGCAACAATGCCAATGGTCTGTTCGGCCAGGTGGCGGTCATGCCCAAGGGCGGTCGCAACTACCGCAACACCATTACCGAAGAAGAAATGCGTCTGGCCAGCACCGGGCGCACACCGGCCGGTCAGCCGATCGTTGATTACCAGGCACGCTACCCGCAACGCGAGCCGTGGATCCGCGAAGGCAAGGCCGGCAAGCCGATCATCAACATGGTCGACGGCAATGAAATCATCTCCAGCGAAGCCGATGCGATCGTCATGGGCAGCAACGCCGACGGCAGTTTCCCAAGCTCCACTTATCCGCTTGAAGCCTTGGGCAAACGCAACCCGGCCATCCCCAATCGCCTTGAGCCGTTCCGCGATTTCTCCGCGCAGTTCCAGGATGAAACCGCAGTCACCCAAGCGTTCCCCGCTTATTTCGCGGACCCGGTCATGGCCCATGTGCTCGAGCCGACTCGCGACTCGTTCATGATCAACTATGGCGCTGGTGGCATGGGTGCCGAGGTGCTCGCCAACCGCTTGGGCGTGGGGCCGATGCACGATTGTCTTTCCTGCGCTTATGAAGAATTCTTCCTCAGTGCCCACACCGTCGGCGACGTGGCGATGCTGGTGGACGTACCGGCCAACGCCGGGCTGGAAGGCATCACGCCCGGCCAGACACCGAACGCCGATCAGGTCGGGGTCAAGGCGACCACCGCGCTGTATCCGTCGGAGCCTTCGAACGTCGCCCACAGCTACATCGGTGACTTCGTCAAATTCCGCAACACGCACAACGGCTACGAACACCACATCTTCCACTTGCACGGCCATCAGTGGCTGTTCAACCCTAATGACGACAACTCCGACTACGTGGATGCCCAAGGCATCGGGCCGGGCGCCGGCTACACCTATGAAATCGCCAACGGCGGTTCGGGCAACCGTAACCGGGTCGCGGGCGATGCGATTTATCACTGCCACTTCTACCCGCACTTTGCCCAGGGCATGTGGGCCATGTGGCGGGTGCACGACGTGTTTGAAGAAGGCACCAAACTCGAAGTGTCGCAACAAGGCGCCGACGGCTTCCACAGTGAACCGTATGCCTTGCGCAGCGGTAAACCGGCGGCGGATGCACGGGCCTTGCCCGATGGCGAAATCGTTGCCGGCACGCCCATTCCGGCAGTCGTTCCACTACCAGGCAAAGCCATGCCGCCGATGCCGGGCAAAGTCGCGGTCGTGCCGAAAATCGGTGAAACCTTGGTGGCTGCCAACGACGACGATGACGATGAAGCAGGCGACGATGACGGCGAGCATCACGACGGCGGTGTCACCGGAGCAATTGGCTCGCTGGCGCTGGTCGATCGCAGCGAAGCCAACCGCAACGCCGATGGCACCCTGAAAAACCCTGGCTATCCATTCTGGATCGGCGGCATGGAAAGTTCGGTCGGCCAACGCCCACCAACTCCACCGCTGGACATGCTCGATGCCGCCACGGCGCAGGCCTTGAAGGCTAGCGGTAAAGCCTTGTGGGCCAACCTCGACCCTAATCAGTCCGGCGGCTGGAACGGCGGCTTGCCGCGTCATGCCCTGGGCGGTGTGTCCGAGGGTGGTGAAGCCGAGACCATCACCACGTCGCTGGACTTCTCCAAGACTGTGACCCGGGCCAAACCGATCTACATGCCGGAAGAGGGCACGGAAGTCGAACAAGCGGCCATGGCCTTCCACGCGAAAAAAGATCACCCAAGCTTTGCCGTACTGCCAGGCAACCAGATCGTGGCGCGCAACTTCCGCACCAACGGCGCCTTGCCGGTGGCCGGTGCGCCGTACTACGAACCGTGCATGGATGACCGGCAAAAACGCCTGACCAGCAGCGCCGGCACCGGTGAGTTCATCAGTGGCGAGCGCCTCGACGGTATGTCGTTTATCGGTGCCTCGACCTTCACCGCGGATCGTCCGCGGGTCTACAAGGCGGCGAACATCCAGTTCGACGCGGTGTACAACAAGGTCGGCTACCACTTCCCGCAAGCACGCATTCTCGCCCTGTGGGAAGACGCCTGGCCGGTGATCACCAAGCAGCGTCCGCCAGAACCTCTGGTGATGCGCATGAACACCTTCGACTGCGTGCAGTACCAGCAAACCAACCTGATTCCGGCCACCTACGAGATGGACGACTATCAGGTGCGCACGCCGACCGACGTGATCGGCCAGCATATTCATCTGCCGAAGTGGGACCTGGTGTCCGCCGATGGTTCGTCCAACGGCTGGAACTACGAAGACGGCGTGCTCTCCCCAGGCGCCGTGCAGGAACGCGTCCACGCCATCCGCGAGTTCAACCAGTGCGAAGGCACCGACCCGCGTGACGGCACCCCGGCCTGCCCGAAAGCCAAGAATCACCCGTTCTTCGGTCAATACGGCCGGGCTGATTGGGTGGGCGCGCGGACAGCCATGCAGCGCTGGTTCGTCGATCCGGTGGTGAACACCTATGGCGTCGACCGTGGCCTGGGCACCATCTTTACCCACGACCACCTCGGCCCATCGACTCACCAACAGATTGGCCTGTACGCCACCGTACTGGCTGAACCGGCCGGTTCCACCTGGTTCCACGCCGAAACCGGCGAGCCGTTGTACAGCGGCGCGCGGCAGGACGGCGGGCCGACCTCGTGGCAGGCGGTGATTTCCACCGGTGACCTGGACGGCGACGGCAAGAACGACAGCTTCCGCGAGTTCTTCCTCGAATACAGCGACTTCCAGCACGCCTATGAAGCCGGTGTGTACGTCGGCGCTGGCCCGAACGGCGTGCCGAACCCGCAAGCGTTCCCGGCCACGGCCGACAGCTTCCGCTACGCGATCAACCCACCGGTGCGTGACAACACCAGCGAGTTGCTTGAAGCGGTTGTCGAGCTGCGCGGCGGGGTGAAACCGGGCTGCCCAAGCCGCCCATGCCCGCAAGCGATCTCGGTGGATGACCCTGGCATGTTCGTCGTCAACTACCGCAACGAACCGCTGGCCCTGCGGGTGTACGACCCGAACAAGGTCGGCCCGGACGGTAAGCGCGGCATGCAGGCCGATGGCCTGGGCGGCGACCTGGCGTATGCCATGCAAAGCCGTACCGACCGTGCGATCCCGGCGATGAACCTGGCGCCGAACCTGATCACCGCGGCCACCGGCCCAACCGGCGGCACCACGCTGTTCCCGCCGCACATCAACCGTGGCGGCGCCGAACCGGGTGATCCGTTCACGCCGATGCTGCGCACCTACACCGGTGACAACGTGCGGCTGCGGGTGCATGCCGGCGGTCACGAAGAAGAGCACAACGTCACCCTGCACGGCGTGAAATGGCTGCAAAGCGGTTCCGGCTTCGGCAACAGCTCCAACTCGGGCTGGCGCGCGTCGCAGATGGTCGGGATCTCCGAGCAGATGGGCTTCAATGCGCCGGTGTCGATGATCTCCAGCGCGGCGGCGACCACTGGTGACTACCTGTACACCATGGACGCGTCCATCGAGGGTTATTGGAACGGCATCTGGGGCGTGATGCGCAACTACACCGCGCAACGCAGCGACCTGTTCGCGGTGCCGAACAATCCGAAACCGACCGGCATGCGCAACACCGTGGCGTTCGACGGCATCTGCCCACGGATTGGCGTCAACCCGAACGGCATCGGCACCCGGCCAACCGTGCAGCGCAACTATGAAGTGGTCGCGGCGCTGGCCAACGACATCCTCAGCAATCCGCTGGGCCTGTCCATCGCTGACCCGGCGGGTCTCGGCCAGCATGTCGGCGGGCCGCTGAAACCGGCGGGCGGCACCCTGGTGCTGAACTCGCGGCCAGTGAGCATTCCGCAGGTCACAGTGACCGATCTTGAAGATGGCGAGACCTTCACCATCGGCGGACAAAGCGGGCCGCTGCATGACCCGACCGCAATCCTGTATGTGCGCAAAGGCGACCTCGATCCGATCACCGGCAAGTTGAAACCCGGTGTGCCTGTCGAACCGCTGATCCTGCGTGCGGCGGCCGGTGATTGCATCAACATCACCCTGGAAAACCGTCTGCCGAGCGTGATGCCGGACCTGGCCCAGACCGCGATCATGCAAGGCCTGGCCAAGCGTGACCGCAACGACGGCATGGGCTCGACCACCTTCAACAACAACCTGTTGCGGCCATCGAGCCATGTCGGCCTGCATGCGCAACTGCTGGCTTATGACATCACCAAATCGGACGGTGCCAACGTCGGCGCCAACCCGATCCAGACCGTGCCACCGCGCGTCGGCAGCATCGGTGCGTACCCGACTCGTACCTATCAGTACTACGCCGGGCACCTGGAACGTGAAGGCAAACCGATCACCCAACTGGGGCGCAACGTCGACAACATCAACGCCACGGCGGTGGAGTTCGGCGGGTTGAACTTCACCCCGGCGGACGTCATCAAGCAACCGCAAAAAGGCCTTGGCGGTGCGATGAGTGTCCTGCCGATCGGTTCCACCTGGGTTGAAGATGCCAAGCGCGCGTCGGCCACAGTGACCGCGCCGGGCCAGACCGTCTACCGCGATTTTGCGATGGTCTGGCAGCGCGCCCTGAACACTCGCTGGGCCAATGGCCGGCCGGTGGAAGGCATTGCCTCGGAAGGCAACGGTGTGCCGAACGATCCGAAGGACAACGCGAGCATGGCCATCAACTACAAGATCGAACCGATGTGGTTCCGCTTCGGTCTGGCCCCGGATGCTCCGTTCGGCCACGCCGGCAGCCCTGGCACCTACGGCGACGTGCCGAACGCGCACATGGCCTACAGCAACGCCTTGGTCGGCGGTGATCCGCAAACGCCAGTGTTCTATGTCAAGCCGGGGCAACCGTTCCGTACGCACATCCTGATGCCGTCCGGTGGCAGTCGCGGTTCGACCTTCCAGCTCGATGGTCACGTCTGGTCGGTCAACCCGTTCGTGTCGGAGAAGAGCGATGTGGGCGGTTACCCGACGGGTACACCGGGGATTGGTTCGGTGAAGTTCGGCTACAACCCGATGTCGATGTACATCGGCGCCCGGGAAAGCGTGTTGCCGGCGGCGCACTTCAGCTTCATGCACCCGAGCGCCGGGGGCAGCAATGCGATAGCGGGGGACTACCTGTACCGCGACAACGCGTCCTTCGGTAATACCGCCGGGTTGTGGGGGCTGTTGCGGGTGACCAACGAGCCGGAACCGGCGCCTGCGCCGTAATCGAGAGATGGAGCAAGTAATGACTATCTGTGGCGAGGGAGCTTGCTCCCGCTTGAGTGCAAAGCACTCACAAAATCTGCATTGACTGCAAAAGTTTTGGGGCCGCTGCGCAGCCCAGCGGGAGCAAGCTCCCTCGCCACAAAGGTAGGCATGCTGGATAGGCAGACACAGATCTGAAGGGGAGTTTTGCCATGAACAGGACCATCACATTCGCCAGTTGTGCGCTCGTCGTCGCAGGGGCGTTGATCTGGCTCGGGGTATCGCGCACATCGCCGCCGACCTTGCTCAACCAAGTGGCGCTGCCCAACACCTGGACCGGCCAGACCCTTGAGCGCGATGGCGTGTCCGTGGCGCTCGATGTGAAGGCGCTGGCCGAGGACGGCGTGCTGCGTGAGGGTGAGTTCGCCGACGTGCAATTTCGCGTCACCGACAAGACTTCCGGACAACCGCTGTCGGGTATTGCACCCGGCGCCTGGGTGGACCCGGAAACCGTCGCCGCCGACAAGGCCCAGGGTCGCGATCAAAGCTGCAAAGCCCGGGTCGGGGTGTTCCTCAAATCAAGCATCGGCGCGCGGCCGTTGCTCGATCTCAACAGCTATTTCGTGTTGGTGATGAACCGCGATGCCAGCGTTTCGGTGGTGGACCCGTCGGTGTCGGTGGGCGGCATCACCAGCACCATGACGCGGATCGACATCAAGCAAGCGCCGATGGACTGGGTCACCCCGCGCGATAACAAACGTGTGTTCGTGTCGATGCCGACCGCGGGTGAAGTCGCGGTGATCGACACCGAACAATTCAAGTTGCTTGATTCGGTCGCGGCCGGCAGCAACCCGGTGCGCGTGGCTTTGCAACCGGACGAGCGCCTGCTGTGGGTCGGCAACAACGCCAAGGATGCGGAGCAATCCGGGGTCACCGTCATCGACACCCGCAGCCTGAAAACCCTCAAGCACCTGGCCACCGGCGGCGGCCACCACGAGATCGCCTTCAGCAAGGACAGCCGCTTTGCCT of the Pseudomonas sp. MAG733B genome contains:
- a CDS encoding lytic transglycosylase domain-containing protein — protein: MKTLTTGMLGLMLLAGVVQADVFVSVDAKGNFVLSNVHRPGRHYERVIREAEATVVSLDQQPQMIAARPYAELVSKAATDNQLPAALLHAVIQTESSYNASAVSPKGAGGLMQLMPDTAREMGVKDVYDPKANIQGGARYLKRLMTMFDNDIALAVAAYNAGPQAVLSRGGVIPPFAETQRYVPSVLRQYRRLQGLAADAPL
- the ycaC gene encoding isochorismate family cysteine hydrolase YcaC, which translates into the protein MSNVPYKRLNKDDAVVLLVDHQTGLISLVQDFSPNEFKNNVLALGDIAKFFELPTILTTSFDSGPNGPIVPELKAQFPDAPFIARPGQINAWDNADFVKAVKATGRKQLIIAGVVTDVCVAFPTLSALAEGFDVFVVTDASGTFNTTVQQAAWARMSAAGAQLLNWFSVACELQGDWRNDMEGLANLLSERIPNYRNLINSYTTFTAK
- the gspG gene encoding type II secretion system major pseudopilin GspG translates to MKQRLHFAPRPQRGFTLLELLVVLVVLGLLAGIVAPKYFAQLGRSEVKVAKAQIEGLGKALDLYRLEVGHYPSTEQGLQALVTAPSDETRWTGPYLQKKLPQDPWGRNYAYRYPGENGEYDLLSMGKDGQPGGEGENAEVTSWQ
- a CDS encoding LysR family transcriptional regulator; the protein is MNPFEDMRIFCQVMDSGSFTAAADQLGLSKQFVSRRLMQLEERLGVRLLNRSTRRLDVTPLGQSYYESALRLLSEVEQVEQGIAGQTTEPRGTIRVSAPLSFALAHLGCLLPVFLQRYRDVTVEVDLSDRPVDLLGEGYDLALRIGTLEDSTLIARRIASIERVYCASPAYLAERGTPVKPEDLLNHDCLPYGHGRQVQWRFTGQGKPLAVNVTGRMRVNNGELLRDAAIAGMGITYLPTFIVGSALRDGRLVPVLDAFRPEPLTLSAVYPQHRQSSRPVQALIGFLRERLDQAEGES
- a CDS encoding type II secretion system F family protein, whose protein sequence is MRFHLKAVGKAGVVSMTVEAQGHSEARRIAEDQGLRVVSLHAERHWRALRLKQRETFNLVLFSQELTTLLNAGLPLIDALESLAEKESAPQARKTLSELVRLLYEGKSFSQALSQLSAVFPPLYVALVQSSEKTGAVGEALGRYVSYRQRMDEVRQKIVSASIYPMLLLVVGGGVVLFLMGYVVPRFSLVFEGLGSNLPWLSQILMTSGMFLHAHQGEFFGAFMAIIVALALLQRQPSFRRGVDRLIEKLPAVHQRIFMYELARFYRSLGILLQGGIPLVTAMGMVRNLLTPASRVRLDQACERVREGQSLSTALELNHLVTPVSLRLLRAGEQSGNLGQMMERSADFYDEEISRWIEWFVRLFEPLLMTFIGLLIGVIVILMYIPIFELASSIH